From Girardinichthys multiradiatus isolate DD_20200921_A chromosome 3, DD_fGirMul_XY1, whole genome shotgun sequence, the proteins below share one genomic window:
- the sbk3 gene encoding uncharacterized serine/threonine-protein kinase SBK3 isoform X1 — protein sequence MTNQILMLTALTQNLGLCVCLHATIQAEAAKELDELCFLSAQSLPSLKVLKHFQVLKLLGEGSYGKVMLALHRKRGTPMALKFFPRKSTSLTSFLREYNLSLSYCTHPSLTRALGIFFSTPSYYVFAQQACLYGDLYSVVVSEVGVDEDCVQRVMSQLSGAVTHLHSLGFVHRDIKPENIFLCDSACRWVKLGDFGLTRAVGTTVRGVWYESPFCIPEVEDAKKVEKEMERRMREGTEEEEEVQMEDIWITVQPCIDSWALGVLIYCLLTGCFPWEESTHDDPGYRKYKKWFDREAEKEDRTGYVEEEADSYQIMEQKQRSHPPPSQFEGLSPLVMTLLKELLNPDPEHRASPEEILSYLGGPWLMETAREQQRRKEEAEKEARKVRERGGVEEELLREGRGER from the exons ATGACA AATCAAATCCTGATGCTCACAGCACTGACACAGAATCTgggtttgtgtgtctgtttgcaTGCGACCATCCAGGCTGAGGCAGCTAAGGAACTCGACGAGCTATGTTTCCTGTCAGCGCAGTCCCTGCCCAGTCTGAAGGTGTTGAAGCACTTTCAGGTGCTGAAGCTCCTGGGAGAGGGATCGTATGGAAAGGTCATGCTGGCATTGCACAGGAAGAGAG GAACTCCGATGGCTCTGAAGTTCTTCCCTCGAAAATCCACCTCTCTCACCTCCTTCCTGCGTGAATACAACCTCTCCCTTTCTTACTGCACCCATCCTTCACTGACGCGGGCCCTCGGGATCTTCTTCTCCACTCCGTCCTATTATGTTTTTGCCCAGCAAGCCTGTCTGTATGGTGATCTCTACAGCGTTGTTGTGTCAGAG GTCGGGGTGGATGAGGACTGCGTCCAGAGGGTGATGTCCCAGCTGAGTGGTGCTGTCACACACCTCCACTCCCTGGGCTTCGTCCACCGTGACATCAAGCCCGAGAACATTTTCCTGTGTGACAGTGCCTGCCGGTGGGTCAAGCTGGGCGACTTCGGCCTCACTCGGGCTGTCGGCACCACGGTCCGAGGCGTGTGGTACGAGTCTCCTTTCTGCATCCCTGAGGTTGAGGATGCAAAGAAGGTCGAGAAAGAGATGGAGAGGAGGATGAGGGAGGggactgaggaggaggaggaggtgcagATGGAGGACATCTGGATAACAGTGCAGCCCTGTATTGACAGCTGGGCCCTTGGCGTGCTCATCTACTGCCTGCTGACTGGATGCTTTCCCTGGGAGGAGAGCACGCATGATGACCCTGGCTACCGTAAATACAAGAAGTGGTTTGACCGTGAGGCTGAAAAGGAGGACAGAACAGGATATGTTGAGGAGGAGGCGGACAGTTACCAAATCATGGAACAAAAGCAAAGAAGCCACCCTCCTCCCTCACAATTTGAGGGCCTCAGCCCATTAGTGATGACCCTTTTAAAAGAACTCCTTAACCCTGATCCCGAACACAGAGCAAGCCCGGAGGAGATTCTGAGTTACTTGGGGGGACCGTGGCTCATGGAGACAGCAAGAGAGCAGCAAAGGAGGAAAGAGGAGGCTGAGAAGGAGGCCAGGAAAGTaagagaaagaggaggagtGGAGGAGGAGCTGCTCAGAGAAGGAAGGGGAGAGAGATGA
- the sbk3 gene encoding uncharacterized serine/threonine-protein kinase SBK3 isoform X2 — protein sequence MTAEAAKELDELCFLSAQSLPSLKVLKHFQVLKLLGEGSYGKVMLALHRKRGTPMALKFFPRKSTSLTSFLREYNLSLSYCTHPSLTRALGIFFSTPSYYVFAQQACLYGDLYSVVVSEVGVDEDCVQRVMSQLSGAVTHLHSLGFVHRDIKPENIFLCDSACRWVKLGDFGLTRAVGTTVRGVWYESPFCIPEVEDAKKVEKEMERRMREGTEEEEEVQMEDIWITVQPCIDSWALGVLIYCLLTGCFPWEESTHDDPGYRKYKKWFDREAEKEDRTGYVEEEADSYQIMEQKQRSHPPPSQFEGLSPLVMTLLKELLNPDPEHRASPEEILSYLGGPWLMETAREQQRRKEEAEKEARKVRERGGVEEELLREGRGER from the exons ATGACA GCTGAGGCAGCTAAGGAACTCGACGAGCTATGTTTCCTGTCAGCGCAGTCCCTGCCCAGTCTGAAGGTGTTGAAGCACTTTCAGGTGCTGAAGCTCCTGGGAGAGGGATCGTATGGAAAGGTCATGCTGGCATTGCACAGGAAGAGAG GAACTCCGATGGCTCTGAAGTTCTTCCCTCGAAAATCCACCTCTCTCACCTCCTTCCTGCGTGAATACAACCTCTCCCTTTCTTACTGCACCCATCCTTCACTGACGCGGGCCCTCGGGATCTTCTTCTCCACTCCGTCCTATTATGTTTTTGCCCAGCAAGCCTGTCTGTATGGTGATCTCTACAGCGTTGTTGTGTCAGAG GTCGGGGTGGATGAGGACTGCGTCCAGAGGGTGATGTCCCAGCTGAGTGGTGCTGTCACACACCTCCACTCCCTGGGCTTCGTCCACCGTGACATCAAGCCCGAGAACATTTTCCTGTGTGACAGTGCCTGCCGGTGGGTCAAGCTGGGCGACTTCGGCCTCACTCGGGCTGTCGGCACCACGGTCCGAGGCGTGTGGTACGAGTCTCCTTTCTGCATCCCTGAGGTTGAGGATGCAAAGAAGGTCGAGAAAGAGATGGAGAGGAGGATGAGGGAGGggactgaggaggaggaggaggtgcagATGGAGGACATCTGGATAACAGTGCAGCCCTGTATTGACAGCTGGGCCCTTGGCGTGCTCATCTACTGCCTGCTGACTGGATGCTTTCCCTGGGAGGAGAGCACGCATGATGACCCTGGCTACCGTAAATACAAGAAGTGGTTTGACCGTGAGGCTGAAAAGGAGGACAGAACAGGATATGTTGAGGAGGAGGCGGACAGTTACCAAATCATGGAACAAAAGCAAAGAAGCCACCCTCCTCCCTCACAATTTGAGGGCCTCAGCCCATTAGTGATGACCCTTTTAAAAGAACTCCTTAACCCTGATCCCGAACACAGAGCAAGCCCGGAGGAGATTCTGAGTTACTTGGGGGGACCGTGGCTCATGGAGACAGCAAGAGAGCAGCAAAGGAGGAAAGAGGAGGCTGAGAAGGAGGCCAGGAAAGTaagagaaagaggaggagtGGAGGAGGAGCTGCTCAGAGAAGGAAGGGGAGAGAGATGA